tgAATAGATGTATGACATAATACTGTAAAAGTAGCAAGTGTCAGTACTACTCTTGTACTTTGCCCTCCTATCTGCACCCATATGCTTACCACTTTGTTGCCAGGCCTTCCAGGGTGTCCTACATTAGCTGTCATAGCCCTGAGTGCCTTTTTTGAGGCATGCGACACATTGTAGGCCCCGGGGCCTGGAACCTCTGACACTACAGCCTCAAAACGCTTGGAGCGGCTCTGAAGACTGCTGCCACCATGGACGTTTAACTGAAGGGACAAGGGTTCAACAGAAAGGCAAGCAAAGAGAGAATAAGGCTgctattgaaaaaaataaatgtcttaaaagatttttttgtttaacagtAGGCAAACATCATCTTCACTTAGCCACCATCTGAACTGATGGTTAGTTGGACACAGTTTACCTGGAAACAGCAAATAATGCTTCTTCTCTTGACAGTCAAATTAGTTTCACCACAAACATTACTCTGTGTCATATAGGTAACAATGAgaaagttaaataaagaaaaattcatatttccatttaaaaaagaaatctgctaATTGTTTCACTCTTATCCAGAAGCCATCACATCCACTCCATGACTCTCCACTATGGTCAGGTCCTGCACTATTTGTAAAGGAAAATGGTTCCCTCTAACCTACAATACCTTGACAGGTGAGGAGTCATAGTGTCCAGGTCCAGGTAAATATTCACCGCCTTTAGAGAATATCGATTCCCTGGCTGTCAAGGAAAGGAATGGCGCATAGCCATCTGCAACAAGGAAAACGTCCACAGTGAATGCTTGCAGGAGGTACGatgctttattttcactgaTGTAACTGTGAGAAAAACGAAACAGCTGGAAGATTTTGGCCTACATATGGAACTATACTGCCAGATATATTCATTTAACCTTTATCTGTGAGAAGTGTAAGCTGATTACAATCCGGAAGTCTAAATATTCTATATTCTTTCTTGCAAGCTAGCTAAATTAATTTGAGGTTAactttaaaatattacagttttctgaaggaggaaaaaaaatacattctgACTTTATAAAGGACATATAGGCTTGCTTCTAAGTACCTGATATCTTGTAACTGGACTGGCTGACATTGTATGATCCGGGACCAACAGTAGACGATGTACCTCCTGCTGTCATGAAGGTCACTCTCGGAGCTCTTCCATACATGTTGAACTCACAGACTTGGAGCCTCACTAAACTTCATTTGTACAATAAATACTCTTTCTTGAATCTGCCACAGGGTGTAGCTGTAATTTCATTAAACTATTCGGCTCCGAGGTTAAAAATTGCCTGCCCTGTGCTCCTCTTTCTCAGGACTGCGCTGGTTACTTCGACTGCATAGTTGCTTGGATACCACTTATTGTTACATGGCAACTGCAGACCGAatacacagaagaagaaaggaaaaggaagaagTACCACAGAGACAGGGAAACATGGCACTCTGACAATTTAAGTTTATGGGAGAACTCAGAAATTGCTAAGATGGTGGTAGAAgcaagatagatagatagatagatctatGATTCCACCCGCCCCTCCAGGTGCAGTACCTCCGTATCGCTTTCTCCCTCACGTGAAGCTATTCATGTGTGGGTGCGCGCCTGAGCGCTAATTCTGCCTCCTTTCGGAGTGGGCGTGGCTTCCCCGGCTCCGGGGACGCGCCTGTGTCTGTGAGGCTGGACTGAGAAATAGGAGGAATGACTTACCTGTTTCTGACTTGACGAAAGTTGGACTTGAACTCTTAAAGAAGAAACAAGTCAGGATTACTTTTCATTAAGACTTCCTTGTAACATTTACCTTTCTTCTCCGTTACATATATAATCACATACATATTTAaccagagtatagcatcaattCAGTTAAAATTCTGGGACATTGATCTGATCAGTTCAGTAGTAGAGGggattgttaatcagtttcagctgctttggtgttaatgaaattaacaacagagGGAAAACGATGAGACAACGCCCTAaacagatggggggggggggggggggggggggctgatattttttcctccttgtCTTTTCTAGTCCACTAGATGAGtccaggacctgtcctggactcatcacataaacatcactgtgaagaaggccagacagcgtctctacctcctcaggcggctgagagacttcaagctcccactcaaggtgctcaggaacttttacacctgcaccatcgagagcatcatgcgtgggagcatcaccacctggatgggagactgcaccaagcaggacttcatggccctaaaaagggtggttcgttcagctgaacggaccatcagaaccaccctccccaacctgcaggacatttacaccaagcagtgcaggctgagggccatgaagatcctaaaacagcccagccaccccggacactctctcttctccctgctcccatcaggccggcgttaccgctgcctgagggctaagactgaaaggttgaagaagagtttttacccacaagccatccgtctgctcaactctgagccctaactggaccattattgcacagtgtaaatatcataatttaaaaagtgtgtatagtgtatagtatatagagtatagtgtatagtgtgaattacttttttttttatttttattcttatttatatgtgtgtgtatataaggttgcaggtacaaaatacatttcactgtgcattgtactgtgtataactgtgcatgtgacaaataaacactatcttatcttatcttatcttctattttttctctagttttgcatttggctagggtcagtgtcactacagTTAGCATGaagcgatacctggaccctacagaggctgcacaggtagtccaactcctccaggatggcacatcaatatatGCCATTGCCAGacggtttgctgtgtctcccagtacagtctcaagagcatggagaagattccaggaggcaggcagttactctgggagagctggacagggtcgtagaaggtccttaacccatcagcaggaccggtatctgctcctttgtgcaaggaggaacaggatgagcactgccagagccctacaaaatgacatCCAGCAGGACAccggtgtgaatgagagcatgtaGACAGTTCAGTGAAGCAAGTGATACCATTATTGTTTTGATCCATTCAGTgacaccaggttgcacctcagactttccaggagctcagtgattccCTGGTCTATCCATGCTCCAACATTGCCAGGCGTGCATACAAGCACCTGGGGGCCATACAAATGACTGAGcatcattttgagttgctgaaatgaaatcttggcaaaatggactagcctgcttcATCATGTattccactttgatttttggggtgtctttgaattcattttaatttccatcaaacaatgtggcatcctgtcattcctaacacatcacCCAGTCCATaccagtatagatatccagcattatTCTTTTCACCACTGAGactgtgttcctttaattttttttttttttgagcaagaGTAACAAAATCTCTTTAAAAAACCTTGTAAGGGGCAAAGTCAGCAAaccttttaagcattttttttaatcacattgcCTAGTGTCTCTATAGGCTACATATAGCCTAGTTTTTATTGCCGAGAggcatttaaattaaaacatttttcaaaataattatCCAGTAAGAGTGAGATTTGCATCTAGAAGGACTTTGAAGATCAGCATTGCCCTCAATGCTGTTTCTACTACCTGTATCACCTGTACATTTTTGCAACACTTGTAGCACTGCTTCGGTTACCAttattagcctttttttttttttttttttggatatttattaaatcatttaggAAAAATACAGCTAAATGTCTTGAAATTGGGCCTCACACCATAATGCTTATTTTCAGGGAGCAGCCATAGACCCATTCTACCATCTAGTGGATGAATTTGACAGAGCCCCCACCACCATTGATTTACATTTTGGACCAATTTGGGTTCATTCAAAGTCCACTGATTAATCAAATATCACAAAAAACActtttgagagaaaaaaaaaaactgtccctGCATTTGGCCTTAATGTGACACTCCTGTTGCTACTACAGTCTTGACACACTTCCTCCTGTTTCACAATGTAGTTAAGGTTTGGATAATGAGAACTCAGGGGAAAGCTATGCAAGTAACAAGTGGCTCTCTGGAGTGCCACTGAACCGCATCCTTACTTGAATCACCCTTTATGTCTCTTAGTCAGGGGGCTTTGTCTTTGACTTGACAAATGTCATTAACTCATTAACATTACACACTAGATATGACACCTGCTCTTAAACACTATTTCTGCAGCTGAGAAGTCAACTCAGATGTGAATCTGAATTATAATTTCAATATTGATGTTATATAAACAActctatttatttatgaatCCATTATACATGCATATTTTCTTGAAACTCACATTACAATTTCACACCTGAgacttgctgcatttctatTATTCATGTTGCTGACTGGAAAACTGCACCATTACCCAACATCTTAAAGTAATTCTAATCATGCTTAGTAATCTtgaaaaatttgtaaaaaaaacaaaaaaaaaaaaaaaaaaattggttaaTTTTCTGGCTGGGGTGTCATTAGTAgctatcaacattttcttttctcataGATAACAACAATTTACactgaaaaaacacaaagcacagtgaTGGGAGAGGGAAATTAGATCAATCAGGACAGAAATGCACATATTACATATGCACATATGTGGTAGGTAACTGATTACAACTAGAAACAAACAGCTAACAAAGGTCTCACTTTACAGTCACATCTGGGCTTATTGGGTTCAGTTTAacaataaagacataaaaatgaaagtgaaagcattccagcagagggcagcaggaaGCCTAACCTGCCTCTTATTCACATGAAGGCAAGTGGTGCCTTTATTGAAAATGGGAAAGACAAAGGCAAGCTGTAAGAGACCAAgaggtgtgtatatatatatatatatatatatatatatatatatatatatatatatatatatatatatatatatatatatatatatatatatatatatatatatatatatatatatatatatatatatatattatttattcttattcttatttattcTTGGCCCACAAAATATATGTATCTACTCCGCACGTAATCTTTTACTAACTTCGTTCAAATGGCAAGGCAACAAATAGAGGTGTCGAGGATTTTACAGAGCGTTCGTGAAAGCACCACGAGTTATCTTCCCCCCCATCAAGGCTAGTGTCGGTCATCGCCCGGCGAGGTGTCGCTTTTGGCAGCTAATTACCCGTTTTACTCCGCGTTTAAGTGAAACATTTTTGATACACTCTTCCTTTTGACACCCAGCGGCACTTGGGGCCATGAAAAGAATCAGGTTTTTCGTCTTTTTCTTGGTGCTTTCCGCGTCTTTGCTGTGCGCAACCGAAGGGGGCAGGAGCAGGACCAGCAACCAGAACAGCTTCCGACGGGCAGCTAATGGCATCTATCAGACTCTGAGCAGCGTTTTCGGAGAGGACAACATTAGAGGGTTGTACAAGGTCAGTAAGGTCTATATCATGTTAAGATAGTGGCTAGCTTTGTTCATGACCCGTATACTAGCTCGCATTAAAGGCGGTTTGTGATCTGAGCATGGCGAACAGAAAAGGGCCTGGCTAGCAATTTCACGGATGccattttggggaaaaaatagccttttatccttttttaaaaaaaattaatcgtcGGAAGATGCCAGAGTATTGTATCgaagtaaagacaaaattgtattttgtgttcttgcatttttattttatttttttgtatatgtaCCTAAATGAGTCCAACAAACAATGAGTGACTCTAAAGTAGAAATTAAGTACAGCTCAATTAATTCATGACATAACAGCCGTTTCTTTATTTATTAGGAAGCTGCTCTCAATAAGGAAATACTGGGTCTGCTCATGTGCTCTCATTGGCCTTGCTGCATTTCCTGCATTTTGAAATGTGATGTTATTTCCTGCCTTTAGCCGCCAAAGCTAAATTAAGTGGCCTATGTTGAGCTACCCACATGGTAGTCGTTCCTGTAGACTTATTACTGTATAATGAAGCTTCATGTCTCAGTTTGCAGCTGCTTGCTTGATAAACACGCAAGTAACGAATGCACACTGATACTTGTAGAGTTTGCCACAGTCTCTTAGACTTGTCTTTGCCATGAGATATTGTGGACTGTTTAAATACAGTTGTAACTGGTTGATTACACCTTTGCCTTGTCCAGCAGTGTTGATGTATGCCGTGAAgaagagctgctgaaactggcaaCCAAAGGGTTCTTATGAGAACTCTACTTTCACAGTGCAATAAAAGTGCCTGCTCCAGTGATGCTAATCCTATATGGCCACTGTTATATCAACACATTAGCTGCCTGCCCATTTGAGAATGAAAAATAGTCAGTTGCCTGGAGAGCTGGTAAACAGGGGTTTGATTTATAGCTACAGAGGTCaataacagagagagagggtaTCACAGTTACATGTACCCAGCTCTAGACACCATGATGTTAGTTCACTGGCAGTTGTTAGTTCCACAGAACTGTCCTGTCTAGTTTTAATGTGGTACTGCATACTGAAGCATTTTGAATACAACAACAGAATATAGGTAACAGCTAGAATGAGAAGCTACCAAAGCACTCctttatttaatatttgagGATGTTGCACATTGCAGTTTGACCAACAGACTGCCGTGATTGATGAGAGAAAATAGCGTGAAGCACAGTTGGTTGTCTTTGCATATTTCATTTACCATCTCCATTTTCTTGTAGTTCTTCTCCAAAGCAACGGAGAGGTTTGTCAGTGGAGTGGACTCTTTCCTGGACACCATCTGGAAGATCTGGTCAGATCTGCTGGATGTGATGGGCATTGACTGTAAGTCTTTAAATGTGTACTTATGAAATGCCAGAATAATGGAGGCTGACAAAATGTGAAGCATGTCACAGtgtagacaaagataacccgagtaaacacaaaatgcagttttcaaatgatgatttcatcTATTGAGGGTAAAAAGCTATTCAAACCTACCTGCCACTGTTCAAAAGTAATTGAGAAACAAAGAAGTTGACTGAaccatgtaagtgtgacaaatatgcagaagaaatcaggaagagggCAAATACTTCTTTCACAGCATTGTATAAATGAAATTTGTCTTCCCAGCTTCCAGTATCCATCTAATGTCCATAATGAcaaactgtatttgtttttgtaaccACTTCCTCTTGTGTCTCTCCCTGTCTCCCTTTACATATGTAGCATCAAACCTCAGCCACTACTTCAGCCCCACATCTCTTACCAACTCCCCAGCACGTGCCCTGCTCCTGGTCGCCGCTGTGCTCTTGGCCTACTGGTTCCTGTCTATGTTCCTGGGGGGTTTCTTTTACTTGCTGCATGCTGTGTTTGGACGCTTCTTCTGGCTAGCCCGCGTCACCCTCTTCGCCCTGTCCTGCCTCTACATCCTGCAGAAGTTCGAGGGTGACCCTGAGCGTGCAGTGCTCCCACTGTGCTTCATCATGGCTGTGTACTTCATGACGGGCCCTGTGGGAGCATACTGGCGCCGGGGCGGTGGAGCAGGTTCACTAGAAGAAAAAATCGACCACCTGGACACTCAGATCAGGCTGCTCAATATCAGGTTGAGCCGTGTAATAGACACCATTGAACGTACCGGGGACCAGTAGACACACTTTAGGTTGAAGCAAGGATGAGTTTGGGGGAGGGTCCAGGGGAAAAACTGATGTATTTGATAAGAGAATACTGTCTCCTACATACAGCTTTATTGTCAGATGGGGACAAAACTAGATCTGAAAACAGTATTTTAATGGCTTGAATTGATTTTAGTAACAAGAGAAACTGTTGAATTGGAGCTTGCACAAAACCaaacagctctttttttttttttccttttctttttttgtttgagaGCTTTGAGAGGTTTTTTTACATCTCTGAGGAAGTTGTCGAGGAGATGTCAGAGGTTTTCTAAATACTAGCCTACTTTTACACCTCAGCTACTTGTAAGAAATTCCTCTAGTTTAATATTTAGAGGTTTACTTAAGTACTGTCAATGCTTGTGCTTGATAAATAAGCAGATTTTAcatatgtttatttattctgaTCCCTGTAAATAAGCTGGGGGTTCAGTTGTCcacatttttcccctttttgaaACTATTGATGTAAGAAGGGGTAGGGTATATGCTACTGGGAACCAACACAAACGTCGTTTCTATAATGTGTAAATTCCAGATGTTGGATAGTTGACCACAGtaagatttatttattccatTTTCCATCCAAAGTGTTGAAATTGTGTAGGTCTAGTTTGTTCTATTGAGTCATTGTTTCATAGTGACAAAAGCTTGACATCAGGACCTCTTTTTCTTGTGTGAATTTGCATAGATGCATCTCAGTGACctgcttgaatgtgtgtgtgtgtgtgtgtgtgtgtgtgtgtgtgtgtgtgtgtgtgtgtgtgtgtgtgtgtgtgtgtgtgtgtgtgtgtgtgtgtgtgtgtgtgtgtgtgtgtgtgtgtgagaggcaaGCTTATGAaatagaaaagcactgtatTAAAAGTCACCATCAGATGTGGACAGACAGGCAGCAATATCTCAGGGACTCACCCAACACTTGTTGAAATCAAATGAGATATCAAGTATGTTAAAATCATGTATTGGTCTCTTCACAATTCAGATGTggcttcacattttttcccagtaTCTTACAGTACTTTGTGTTGAACTTGTAAAGTTTAAATCCAgcttttcattcattatttaaatACCAGCGTGGAGTTACTGTGGTGATCTGAACTGTTGCTAATACTCCTAAAGTTTATGGATGTGAAATCTAATACTGCTGGGAAAAAATCAGATTGAATATCATTTAACCCTGCTTTTGAAACTAATGTATGTGGTCATTTCTCTTATGAGTATTTTAATGGTAGTTTAAAACCAGCTTAATTGAGTCATGCACTAAAAGGTTATGTTAAAAAGTAGTGTGTTGGTATATTCTTACCCTGCATCACTGTAGCTCTCGCTAATTTGTTAGATTGATATGACTAATTTCttgtttatttctgattttttttttttttttttttttccttttttccctctcaTCAGCTCATTTCTCACCATGGATTGCTGTAAGAGAATGGGCCCTACACTGCTTGTCTATGTTTGTGACATGCCTCCATCAATTAAAAACCCCACTTCCTTTACTGTAAATTAAAGTTATTGAATCTGtactctgtaaaaaaaaaaaaaaaaacagttttctaaAAATGACCCTAATGCTGTGCAGATTTGGTGCTCTAAGTGTCCACATGAGAAAAATTAGCCAACAGACACAAGTTGCTGGTGATCAAGATACATTTAATGATAATACTGAGGTCAAACAGGATGGTGTTGATACTACTACTACCAGTATGTGTGGGCtgtatttctgtttctctcaATAGTATGGGTGCAGTGATGTATAGAATGTAAAAGGTTTTGTATCAACAAGTGCGGGTTGTAGTGTCCTTCTGGCTTCACAGTATATAGTGGGATGAAATTCAAGCTCATTTATTATCACTGACTGTTGTCATACCAAGTACATCTGCTCATATTATTGGGAGAAAAGATCCCCAGTTACTTTTTGTTTGAAGTTAATTTCTGTTCCTTTAaggccagtttttttttttttttttaaactggtacACTAATAACTGTGTAATACTGTACACCTTGAAACCTGATATGTTTATAGATTGTCGTCATACCGTGAGAATCTCATACTGCGTAACCTTATGCCAGGTATAGAAACATGGACTTGTTAGCCATTTCCCAGCACTGTCTGGTGATTTCTATTGAGTTCAGGTTCTCATTAAATGTTATCAAAATTAAGTGTGGTAATAGCAAATTTCAATAACCTCATATACTCTTAATGAGTCCCTGTTTTGCCCCGACTGCCATCAACAAACCCAGGTCGCCCATATATCCTACGTAATCTCAAATTTTGCTGCATGCTTATCTTTTATGCCTATAATATTGCATTACATTACAGTATGATTATGCTGTTGACTGCCTAGGCAGAGAGCCCTTACAAAATGTGTGTGGTGTGATGAAATTAGCCAGAAGTCAATTACTATTGGAATTGTGTTATAAGTCTTGTTCTTCTGTACTTTACGGTTTACATTTGCACTGATGCTAaactgtgtgtgctgtttgttaTGGTTACAACACTGAACCGGACACAAACGCTCTCCTGTCATTCCATAATCACATGATTGCCGTGTCTCTGACATAGTCAAATTATAAAGTCCTTACAATGATAATGATCATTTTGTGATTTGTAGACGAACCGCCGACGTGAGAAAGGGATGTGATCATGGTGTGCTTTATTGTGTGGTTGGTCTAACAGTCTGTAGCCAGCAGTCTTCATAGGTTTAACTACTGGGAGCATGTGTGATAAATGAAGGCGTATTATAGTGTGCAGTAATTATGTATGTTGATAGATTTTAGATTACAGTAGATGACAGTGTGATATTGAAGCTGAAAAATGCCCTGCAGTTGGTTTAGAAAGGATTCAGGATTTTGGTGGCTGTTTATCAGACTTTGTATGCTAGacattaaaaactgtattttttttttttatttttttttttagaggcaAATGAAAACTTCTGGGTATTCTTCAAAGTTCTCACACTGAAAACACTCACAAACAAGCTCCAAGAGGGAGGTTTTACCATTCCTTTCAGATATTATGGAAGAAATTGTTAATGCTTCAATTTGCTGGTAGTTGTAGGTCTAGTCATGTCCCACTTGTGGGTCCTTCTGTTGGCTTCTCAGCATAGACTGAGTCCTGCATTCAGATTATATTTATTCAATGTTAACTGTCATCTGAATGACGTGCTTCTTTTTTAATGTACCTTGTCCagtgtatttctttgttttccacaTAGCCTGCTTTTTATAATGTACTGTGCcaataatgtattttattttgttgttactTAAAAATTGTAACCATTGATTTTAGAGTAGATGCAGATAGCATATACTTTCTTTTCCATATCACCACTTAAtgtttttaagccttttttctttctttctaatgaGTATTTTGTACTCACTCGATGTTTGAAGAGCCAAACTGTTCTGCCTGCTGTTACTTCGTGTTTGGATGTTTGTCTTTATGAAAACCTGTTGGTGGGGATGTGGTTCTTTATGTGCCAGAATGAAAATGAGGTCCAGATTTAAATAAACACCAGACTATGACTAAACGTCTTCCACTTAATGATTCATTAGTCATTTTAAGGTGTGTGAGAAAAAGAGAACACATTGCTCTATGCTCAGTTCTTTTATAATGCAAGCTAAAATGGCCTAAATATCCATGAGGTTTGACAAACTGCTtcaatttaaatgcattcttcTATTTTGTAGTATTTGTAGTGATTAGTGGAAGTGCTTTCATTTATATTTCTAGCACTAGGTGGTGCTAATGGGTTTTGAACAGATGCTATGTTTCAGCCCAACTGGAAATTATCACTTGTGGTACCAGTTATtccagcacacatacacattaaaaaaGCTGTACATGTACCTTTTCACCCTCGATCTTCTTACTGTGAGACAGCGTGCTCAGTAACTGTAGTTCTGGTATGGTCATCACAAATACTAAGAACGTTACTGAAACAGTGAATCACACGTTGGAAACAGCTTGGAAAATACTGGTCTCAAA
This sequence is a window from Archocentrus centrarchus isolate MPI-CPG fArcCen1 chromosome 9, fArcCen1, whole genome shotgun sequence. Protein-coding genes within it:
- the bri3bp gene encoding BRI3-binding protein, which translates into the protein MKRIRFFVFFLVLSASLLCATEGGRSRTSNQNSFRRAANGIYQTLSSVFGEDNIRGLYKFFSKATERFVSGVDSFLDTIWKIWSDLLDVMGIDSSNLSHYFSPTSLTNSPARALLLVAAVLLAYWFLSMFLGGFFYLLHAVFGRFFWLARVTLFALSCLYILQKFEGDPERAVLPLCFIMAVYFMTGPVGAYWRRGGGAGSLEEKIDHLDTQIRLLNIRLSRVIDTIERTGDQ